In Streptomyces hawaiiensis, one genomic interval encodes:
- the drmA gene encoding DISARM system helicase DrmA: MPAQPAQAAVPHPLDEVPQTFRAGDSYAVRDALVHYIRRDLLGPWDGETETLPSASSGPRDRYLVGMLGPRPQAVTADRIARAAAQGADGESGDEQEGDDSDLQDRLSPQAAGHIWASSMGLSFTAPASVGTLSATVRWGRYTQSDEATERGTTRRVWSREPVERLVDIDVTDGADRTVQLDGDAVVLDVQVRRHTGRTGAEDLRIVELALVNRQPDSADARDAHWLFQTEIDVTAFPDDQAAVFLPVDDPLDPASHDNAPEDAEERRLRLLYRDSLSHAKGRNVAVHAHVRDGERNAHRLTTVWLPEYDVRATTAPALEEQDLLQGLELGMDELAALAVPDRRAELSAVLAPLADGYGTWLEQQRRSAASLPEDLREAAMTAIEQALEVCDRVTLGIDRLVADETALLAFRFANRAMALQRRNTAIAAARAGRENDSRSYQEAYDEVHGKGKAAASWRPFQLAFVLLNIDSLTQPGHPHRGTGREALVDLLFFPTGGGKTEAYLGLAAYTFALRRLQGTLGSGAEARSGEAGVGVLMRYTLRLLTAQQFQRAAALVSACEVLRREEFARDRRWGPTPFRIGLWVGTSVSPNWFDEAKEQIAEAKENASDKHARVLQVLTCPWCGSGLTARSNMEYDEGRRRVLLYCPRAEGEDRCPFSRREALGEGIPVLTVDEEIYRLAPSLLIATVDKFAQLPWNGYSGLLFGRVTELCPRHGYRHDDLDAKTGCGGRHNARGDLPGVTAQPVTRLRPPDLIIQDELHLISGALGTTVGLFEAAVDQLCTWSFTDVHGGRHEVGPKIVASTATTKRAADQVLGVFGRKVAVFPPQVLDVGDTFFSRQVELSRENPGRRYLGVCAHGTRLKAAEIRVAEILLLAAQQLFDDYGRPADPYMTLVGYFNATRELAGMRRYMDDDITTRVRSNGSRKGQDTLSDRIVSRAGMLSIQELTSRISSSDIGAALKRLEIEFDPERDTSVRRRAFLREYAAAMKDKREPRASMTPFVRQAVDVVLATSMLQVGVDVSRFGLMLVVGQPKNTAEYIQASSRVGRDAARPGLVVTLYNWSRPRDLAHYEDFEHYHATFYRQVEALSVTPYTRRALDRGVAATYVAALRHATYDSSRNLDAHHVDLDGPLAQDVERRLLERAERVGGDRPRQYLSERLDRLKDEWRRKRDESSSALAYRKEKHKTTVVNGLLRRADGSRWTELTVGMSMRETENEINLLLPGGGAFLEEPSGDGPDWTFGASGTDSGTDPDTASTVDSDEYGPVTADTVRKAQR; encoded by the coding sequence ATGCCGGCCCAGCCTGCCCAGGCCGCTGTTCCGCACCCGCTCGACGAAGTTCCTCAGACGTTCCGTGCCGGGGACTCCTACGCGGTGCGCGACGCACTCGTGCACTACATCCGCCGGGATCTGCTGGGCCCCTGGGACGGTGAGACGGAAACGCTGCCGAGCGCCTCCTCCGGCCCCCGTGACCGGTACCTGGTCGGCATGCTCGGTCCGCGCCCCCAGGCCGTCACCGCCGATCGCATCGCCCGTGCGGCCGCCCAGGGCGCGGATGGGGAGTCGGGTGACGAGCAGGAAGGTGACGACAGCGACCTGCAGGACCGGTTGAGCCCCCAGGCCGCCGGACACATCTGGGCATCCTCCATGGGGCTGTCCTTCACCGCGCCGGCTTCGGTCGGCACGCTCAGCGCCACCGTCCGCTGGGGTCGCTACACCCAGTCGGACGAGGCCACCGAGCGAGGGACGACGCGCAGGGTCTGGTCACGTGAGCCCGTCGAGCGCCTGGTGGACATCGACGTGACCGACGGGGCCGACCGCACCGTTCAACTCGACGGCGATGCCGTCGTCCTCGACGTGCAGGTACGCCGGCACACCGGCCGAACGGGCGCCGAGGATCTGCGCATAGTCGAGCTGGCCCTGGTGAACCGGCAGCCGGACAGCGCGGACGCGCGCGACGCGCACTGGCTCTTCCAGACCGAGATCGACGTCACCGCCTTTCCCGACGACCAGGCGGCCGTTTTCCTGCCGGTCGACGACCCCCTCGACCCGGCGAGCCACGACAACGCGCCCGAGGACGCCGAGGAACGGCGACTGCGCCTCCTCTACCGGGACAGCCTCAGCCACGCCAAGGGTCGCAACGTCGCGGTTCACGCGCACGTCCGCGACGGGGAGCGCAACGCCCACCGCCTGACCACCGTCTGGCTTCCCGAGTACGACGTCAGGGCGACCACCGCGCCGGCACTTGAGGAGCAGGACCTCCTCCAGGGGCTGGAGCTGGGCATGGACGAGCTGGCGGCACTCGCCGTGCCCGACCGCCGGGCCGAACTGAGCGCCGTTCTCGCCCCGTTGGCCGACGGGTACGGCACGTGGCTGGAGCAGCAGCGCCGCAGTGCCGCCTCACTCCCCGAGGACCTGCGAGAAGCGGCCATGACCGCGATCGAACAGGCACTTGAGGTCTGCGACCGCGTCACCCTCGGCATCGACCGGCTCGTGGCCGACGAGACGGCCCTGCTGGCCTTCCGGTTCGCCAACAGGGCCATGGCCCTGCAGCGCCGCAACACAGCCATCGCGGCCGCCCGTGCCGGCCGCGAGAACGATTCCCGGTCCTACCAGGAGGCCTACGACGAGGTACACGGCAAGGGCAAGGCGGCGGCCAGCTGGCGTCCGTTCCAGCTCGCCTTCGTCCTGCTGAACATCGACTCGCTCACCCAGCCCGGACACCCGCACCGTGGTACCGGCCGTGAAGCCCTCGTCGATCTGCTGTTCTTCCCCACCGGTGGCGGCAAGACCGAGGCATACCTCGGACTCGCCGCTTATACCTTCGCCTTGAGGCGCCTCCAGGGCACCCTCGGCTCGGGTGCGGAGGCCCGCAGCGGTGAGGCGGGCGTAGGCGTGCTCATGCGCTACACCCTGAGGCTGCTGACCGCCCAGCAGTTCCAGCGCGCCGCCGCTCTGGTGAGCGCCTGCGAAGTCCTGCGCCGCGAGGAGTTCGCGCGAGACCGGCGCTGGGGGCCCACCCCGTTCCGAATCGGGCTCTGGGTGGGCACCTCCGTCTCACCGAACTGGTTCGACGAGGCGAAGGAACAGATCGCCGAAGCCAAGGAGAACGCCAGCGACAAGCACGCTCGCGTCCTGCAGGTCCTCACCTGCCCCTGGTGCGGCAGCGGGCTGACCGCCCGCTCGAACATGGAGTACGACGAAGGCCGCCGCAGAGTCCTGTTGTACTGCCCTCGCGCAGAGGGGGAGGACCGCTGCCCCTTCTCCCGTCGCGAAGCACTCGGCGAAGGCATCCCCGTGCTCACCGTCGACGAAGAGATCTACCGGCTCGCGCCCTCGCTGCTGATCGCCACGGTCGACAAGTTCGCCCAGCTCCCCTGGAACGGCTACTCCGGCCTGCTGTTCGGCAGGGTCACCGAGCTGTGCCCCCGCCACGGCTACCGCCACGACGACCTGGACGCCAAGACCGGCTGCGGTGGCCGCCACAACGCCAGGGGCGACCTGCCCGGAGTCACCGCCCAGCCCGTCACCCGCCTGCGACCTCCGGACCTGATCATCCAGGACGAGCTTCACCTGATCTCCGGAGCCCTCGGCACCACCGTGGGTCTTTTCGAAGCGGCCGTCGACCAGTTGTGCACGTGGAGCTTCACCGACGTTCACGGAGGACGTCACGAAGTCGGCCCCAAGATCGTCGCTTCCACCGCGACCACCAAGCGGGCCGCCGACCAGGTGCTCGGCGTCTTCGGCCGCAAGGTCGCCGTCTTCCCGCCCCAGGTGCTGGACGTCGGCGACACGTTCTTCTCCCGGCAGGTGGAACTGAGCCGGGAGAATCCCGGCCGCCGCTACCTCGGCGTCTGTGCGCACGGCACTCGCCTCAAGGCCGCCGAGATCCGCGTCGCGGAGATCCTGTTGCTCGCGGCGCAGCAGCTCTTCGACGACTACGGCAGGCCGGCGGACCCGTACATGACTCTCGTCGGCTACTTCAATGCGACCCGTGAACTCGCCGGCATGCGGCGGTACATGGACGACGACATCACCACCCGGGTGCGGTCCAACGGCAGCCGCAAGGGTCAGGACACGCTGTCGGACCGCATTGTGAGCAGAGCAGGGATGCTCAGCATTCAGGAACTGACCTCACGCATCTCTTCCTCGGACATCGGCGCGGCCCTGAAGCGGCTGGAGATCGAGTTCGACCCCGAGCGGGACACTTCGGTGCGCAGGCGTGCTTTCCTGCGCGAGTACGCCGCCGCCATGAAAGACAAGCGCGAACCCCGAGCGTCCATGACGCCGTTTGTTCGACAGGCCGTCGACGTCGTCCTCGCGACCTCCATGCTGCAGGTCGGCGTCGACGTCTCCCGCTTCGGCCTGATGCTTGTCGTGGGCCAGCCCAAGAACACGGCCGAGTACATCCAGGCGTCCTCACGGGTCGGCCGCGACGCCGCCCGTCCGGGCCTGGTGGTGACCCTCTACAACTGGTCACGCCCTCGCGACCTCGCCCACTACGAGGACTTCGAGCACTATCACGCGACGTTCTACCGCCAGGTGGAAGCCCTGTCCGTCACCCCGTACACGCGCCGCGCGCTCGACCGCGGTGTCGCCGCCACCTACGTCGCCGCGCTGCGCCACGCGACCTACGACTCCTCCCGCAACCTCGACGCCCATCACGTCGACCTCGACGGACCACTCGCCCAGGACGTCGAACGGCGGCTCCTCGAACGCGCCGAACGGGTGGGAGGCGACCGGCCCCGCCAGTACCTGAGCGAACGTCTGGACCGGCTCAAGGACGAATGGCGCCGCAAACGCGACGAGAGCAGTTCGGCCCTCGCCTACCGCAAGGAGAAGCACAAGACGACCGTCGTGAACGGCCTGCTGCGACGGGCGGACGGATCCCGGTGGACCGAACTGACCGTCGGCATGTCGATGCGCGAGACGGAGAACGAGATCAACCTGCTTCTCCCCGGCGGCGGCGCCTTCCTGGAAGAACCCTCGGGCGACGGACCCGACTGGACGTTCGGCGCCTCAGGGACCGACTCCGGCACCGACCCGGACACGGCGAGCACCGTGGACAGCGACGAGTACGGGCCCGTCACGGCCGACACGGTCAGGAAGGCACAGCGATGA
- the drmB gene encoding DUF1998 domain-containing protein — MSSQGSNRRVGAVRPSHLMFTAGVGALVDLPNFSVLIRGIDSWSHSGVTDYDIDEPRLRAAVNRSLQRYGRGQVEQLRAAPWLEGADADPKGWAAQGVGVPVTPFPQWLRCTACNVLAAIDSGEFAFVNANPRTPHEAKFVHDCKRGKPLAVAARFTLVCTAGHLDEFPYTPYVHRGQACGKTPRPKLRMKDHGGNQAANVTIECVACGVKRNIREAMGERGRRNLPRCRGRHPHLGTYETNGCDQEPVLMVAGASNQWFPLTLSALALPKAQGGDIGKLLDDHWPDLELIEDRGQFDFMARMPKFTFLKEFDADAVVAAITARKQGTAGSAPSAPDVQADLFGPEWDALSGPVPTPSDDFALRQMPVPARLSEFFADIRQVERLREARALIGFTRLDAPDPESPEIATRVELSRGIRNWVPASEVRGEGVFLRVRDGLMAEWVARMEKSPQMEAHRQAYARFRANRKSDRKTSDFDPYYGWPGARYIALHTLSHLLIRTIALECGYNSASLAERIYAGDDQNPRTGILIYTAVPDSEGTLGGLVSLAEEREFDRIVRRALTDARHCSADPLCAERLPQDPADFLHGAACHVCLFVSETTCERGNRFLDRRFLVPLTGDQDPVLTPVGLLP, encoded by the coding sequence ATGAGCAGTCAGGGCAGCAACCGCAGGGTCGGCGCCGTACGGCCCAGCCACCTCATGTTCACCGCAGGGGTCGGGGCCCTCGTCGACCTGCCCAACTTCTCCGTCCTGATCCGGGGAATCGACTCCTGGAGTCACTCCGGTGTCACCGACTACGACATCGACGAACCCCGGCTGCGCGCCGCCGTCAACCGGTCGCTCCAGCGCTATGGACGTGGCCAGGTCGAGCAGTTGCGTGCCGCTCCCTGGCTGGAGGGCGCCGACGCGGACCCGAAGGGCTGGGCGGCACAGGGGGTCGGAGTGCCCGTCACGCCGTTCCCGCAGTGGCTGCGCTGCACCGCGTGCAATGTGCTGGCCGCGATCGACTCGGGTGAGTTCGCCTTCGTCAACGCCAACCCACGGACACCGCACGAGGCGAAGTTCGTCCACGACTGCAAGCGGGGCAAGCCGCTGGCCGTGGCGGCCCGATTCACCCTCGTGTGCACCGCCGGCCATCTCGACGAGTTCCCCTACACCCCGTACGTGCACCGTGGGCAGGCCTGCGGCAAGACGCCGCGCCCGAAGCTGCGCATGAAGGACCATGGCGGCAACCAGGCCGCCAACGTCACCATCGAGTGTGTCGCCTGCGGCGTGAAGCGCAACATCCGGGAAGCCATGGGCGAACGAGGCCGGCGCAACCTGCCCCGGTGCCGTGGAAGGCATCCGCATCTCGGCACCTACGAGACGAACGGCTGCGACCAGGAACCGGTCCTGATGGTGGCGGGCGCGTCCAACCAGTGGTTCCCGCTCACCCTCAGTGCCCTGGCACTTCCCAAGGCGCAGGGCGGAGACATCGGCAAGCTCCTGGACGACCACTGGCCCGACCTCGAACTGATCGAGGACCGAGGGCAGTTCGACTTCATGGCGCGCATGCCCAAGTTCACCTTTCTCAAGGAGTTCGACGCCGACGCGGTGGTCGCGGCGATCACGGCCCGCAAGCAGGGAACGGCCGGGTCGGCCCCCTCCGCCCCCGACGTCCAGGCCGACCTCTTCGGACCTGAATGGGACGCGCTCTCCGGTCCCGTTCCCACCCCCAGCGACGACTTCGCACTCCGGCAGATGCCCGTGCCGGCCCGTCTGAGCGAGTTCTTCGCCGACATCAGACAGGTCGAGCGGCTGCGTGAGGCGCGGGCGCTGATCGGGTTCACCCGGCTCGACGCGCCCGACCCCGAATCACCGGAGATCGCCACGCGCGTCGAGCTGTCCCGCGGGATCCGGAACTGGGTACCGGCCAGTGAGGTGCGCGGTGAGGGCGTCTTCCTCCGCGTGCGGGACGGTCTGATGGCCGAGTGGGTCGCTCGTATGGAGAAGTCACCGCAGATGGAGGCGCACAGACAGGCGTACGCACGGTTCCGCGCCAACCGGAAGTCGGACCGCAAGACCAGTGACTTCGACCCCTACTACGGCTGGCCCGGAGCGCGGTACATCGCCCTGCACACCCTCTCCCACCTGCTGATCCGCACCATCGCCCTGGAGTGCGGCTACAACTCCGCCTCGCTCGCCGAGCGGATCTACGCGGGTGACGACCAGAATCCGAGGACGGGCATCCTCATCTACACCGCCGTCCCGGATTCCGAGGGCACCTTGGGAGGTCTGGTGTCCCTCGCCGAGGAGCGGGAGTTCGACCGGATCGTGCGTCGGGCCCTGACCGACGCGCGCCACTGCTCGGCCGACCCGCTGTGCGCCGAGCGCCTGCCGCAGGACCCGGCCGACTTCCTCCACGGAGCCGCCTGCCATGTCTGCCTGTTCGTGTCGGAAACCACGTGCGAACGCGGCAACCGGTTCCTTGACCGTCGGTTCCTCGTGCCGCTGACCGGGGACCAGGATCCTGTGCTGACCCCGGTCGGTCTGCTGCCGTGA
- the drmC gene encoding DISARM system phospholipase D-like protein DrmC gives MSRPAFEGAAEAAVVALGLSRSKDLAGLLAQGRTRERILTELATPGVSEAVAALHDAMESESVPASEAAAYVRGYVAARRQARDTVQVRTVWSGPSTPAVPVRATAQVLVEVINEAQHELLAMTYAARPYPALTRALTEAAGRGVRTHVVVETLAGAGGLLSGREPAEAFASVPGLLLWVWARDPAESGRSRQHAKLAVADRRTLLLGSANLTESAARRNIEAGVLVTGGEAPRRTAEHIVELQRLGILRPFPPHQAPG, from the coding sequence GTGAGCCGGCCCGCCTTCGAGGGCGCTGCCGAGGCCGCCGTCGTGGCCCTCGGTCTCTCCCGCAGCAAGGACCTCGCCGGCTTGCTCGCCCAGGGACGTACCAGGGAACGGATACTGACCGAACTGGCGACACCCGGAGTCAGCGAGGCTGTCGCGGCGCTGCACGACGCCATGGAGTCGGAGTCGGTGCCCGCCTCCGAGGCGGCTGCCTATGTGCGCGGCTATGTCGCCGCCCGGCGGCAGGCCCGGGACACGGTGCAGGTCCGCACCGTGTGGAGCGGTCCTTCGACACCGGCGGTACCGGTGCGCGCCACCGCCCAGGTGCTGGTAGAGGTCATCAACGAGGCGCAGCACGAACTGCTGGCAATGACGTACGCCGCTCGTCCGTATCCCGCCCTGACGCGTGCCCTGACAGAGGCTGCGGGCAGGGGCGTACGGACGCACGTCGTGGTCGAGACCCTGGCCGGCGCAGGTGGCCTGCTCTCGGGGAGGGAACCGGCCGAAGCGTTCGCGTCCGTGCCCGGCCTGCTGCTGTGGGTCTGGGCACGGGACCCGGCCGAAAGTGGCCGCTCACGCCAGCACGCCAAGCTGGCGGTCGCCGACCGTCGCACTCTCTTGCTCGGCAGCGCCAACCTGACCGAGTCCGCTGCTCGGCGCAACATCGAGGCGGGTGTGCTGGTGACAGGCGGTGAAGCACCGCGGCGCACGGCAGAGCACATCGTCGAACTGCAGCGCCTCGGCATACTCAGGCCTTTCCCGCCACATCAAGCTCCCGGCTGA
- a CDS encoding putative T7SS-secreted protein, translating into MGFGDLVNDGLGKLEDGWDAGKKLVGEGIDKGTDLVGAGLEKVGAEGWADKVEDFGDELASDLGATPGEQQLGQTEQANELIHGNPGTIRASAAHLKDFRKAFDKVGDGMRKLDSSHWKGEAADTFREKFAMHPSKWLHAADACDKAAKALEDFADTVKWAQAQAQDAIDLYKKGKKASDAAVDSYNKRVDAYNAKLKTNEDPGPRPEPFKDPGTADIKRAHEILAEARRQRNDAGRTAATSVQAALAHAPAEPPALDRLRANAEDGYVAVNTEILHVAGGVVKGGAGLVNFARGLNPLDGYNITHPAQYLQNVSMTLSGLVSTAAHPERVVKSAWEGFKKDPSEGIGRLIPELIGTKGLGLARGGLRTAVKEGMEGAASREAKGAADAARKHPEQHDTPNPREKVERDPTDPVDLTTGKMYLPQTDVALPGALPLVFRRRVESGYHYGRWFGPSWSSTLDQRLEIDAEGVVLVTEDGLLLTYPHPAPGLPTLPSHGPRWPLDRENGGYTVTDPTTHRVWHFADRTDDLAVLEQIDDRNGNWITFEYDAEGTPLAVISSSGYHVRVTTEASRVTALQLAATGEELKRYAYTDGHLTEVINSSGRPLRFTYDESGRITSWTDTNNRGYTYEYDDQNRCVAEGGTHGHMTLRLSYDDRDPDTGLRVTTTTTAEGHTRRYVVNDACQIVAETDPLGAVTRFERDRYHRLLSRTDPLGHRTTFHYDESGHLLTLTRPDGREARAEYNELGLPVKVVNADGTVVRQTYDDRGNRTSVTAPSGRTTHFTHDEAGHVTSVTDPLGHTTTILCDRAGLPLEITDPLGATTRYERDAFGRPVTVTDPTGAVTRLEWTVEGHLARRTAADGSTESWTYDGEGNCTTHTDPIGGVSRFEYTHFDLLTARTGPDGVRYEFDHDLELRLTRVINPQGLTWDYKYDSAGRLITETDFDDRTLTYTYDPADRLTSRRNALGEETRFERNELGQVIRKEAAGRITTYAYDMTDQLAEAIGPDDTRLTLLRDRFGRLRSETVDGRTLTYTYDEMSRRTGRTTPTGATTTWSYDAAGRRTGMVASGRSIDITYDPAGRELTRCIGETVTLEHTFDPLGRLTTQSVTGTGDRAVQHRSYTYRADGNLIGIDDRLSGSRRFDLDATGRVTAVHAANWSETYAYDAAGNQTTAHWPSSHPGGDVTGTRDYEGTRITRAGNVRYEHDALGRITLRQKTRLSRKPDTWRYEWDAEDRLTSVTTPDGTRWRYTYDPLGRRTAKLRLAEDAETVVERVNFTWDGTTLCEQTTTSIDLPNPVTVTWDHRGLHPVAQTERITAADAPEEEIDSRFFSIVTDLIGTPTELVDEHGDLAWRTRSTLWGTTSWAANSTTYTPLRFPGQYYDPETGLHYNYFRHYDPETARYLTPDPLGLAPAPNAAAYVHNPHTWADPFGLAPVGCPEEDHLFRGTTKGFEASAGTQTSGFTPTSTDPGVATAFARHSEQFGESVVQVIPRSALEGVDTARGYIRAEAEVGVNLSASELTRRAAVELPVSTAHSILKGMGIHVPRINTYEGISDALEWDIPKLAPEQIKQFVAEAYRHG; encoded by the coding sequence ATGGGCTTCGGCGATCTCGTCAACGACGGACTGGGCAAGCTCGAGGACGGCTGGGACGCGGGTAAGAAGCTTGTCGGCGAGGGCATCGACAAGGGTACCGACCTCGTCGGTGCGGGTCTGGAGAAGGTCGGGGCCGAGGGCTGGGCCGACAAGGTCGAGGACTTCGGTGACGAACTGGCCTCGGACCTCGGTGCCACGCCGGGCGAGCAGCAGCTCGGGCAGACCGAGCAGGCGAACGAGCTGATCCACGGAAACCCGGGCACCATCCGGGCGTCCGCCGCGCACCTGAAGGACTTCCGGAAGGCCTTCGACAAGGTCGGCGACGGGATGCGGAAGCTGGACTCCTCGCACTGGAAGGGTGAAGCCGCCGACACCTTCCGTGAGAAGTTCGCCATGCACCCCAGCAAGTGGCTGCACGCTGCCGACGCGTGTGACAAGGCGGCCAAGGCGCTGGAGGACTTCGCCGACACGGTCAAGTGGGCGCAGGCCCAGGCCCAGGACGCCATCGACCTGTACAAGAAGGGCAAGAAGGCCTCCGACGCCGCGGTCGACTCGTACAACAAGCGCGTCGACGCCTACAACGCCAAGCTGAAGACGAACGAGGACCCGGGCCCGCGTCCCGAGCCCTTCAAGGATCCGGGCACCGCCGACATCAAGCGCGCCCACGAGATCCTCGCCGAGGCCCGCCGCCAGCGCAACGACGCCGGCCGTACCGCCGCCACGTCGGTCCAGGCCGCACTCGCCCACGCACCCGCAGAACCGCCCGCCCTGGACCGCCTCCGGGCCAACGCCGAGGACGGGTACGTGGCGGTCAACACCGAGATCCTCCACGTCGCCGGTGGTGTGGTCAAAGGCGGGGCGGGCCTGGTCAACTTCGCCCGAGGCCTCAACCCCCTCGACGGATACAACATCACCCACCCCGCCCAGTACCTCCAGAACGTCAGCATGACGCTCTCCGGTCTCGTCTCCACTGCCGCGCATCCCGAGCGCGTGGTGAAGTCCGCGTGGGAGGGCTTCAAGAAGGATCCGTCCGAGGGTATCGGCCGCCTGATCCCCGAGCTGATCGGCACCAAGGGACTGGGGCTGGCCCGGGGCGGGCTGCGGACCGCGGTGAAGGAGGGGATGGAGGGGGCAGCGAGCAGAGAAGCCAAGGGCGCCGCGGACGCCGCCAGAAAGCACCCGGAGCAGCACGACACCCCGAACCCGCGGGAGAAGGTCGAGCGCGATCCCACAGACCCGGTCGACCTCACCACCGGCAAGATGTACCTGCCGCAGACCGACGTGGCGTTGCCCGGCGCCCTCCCCCTCGTCTTCAGACGGCGGGTGGAGTCGGGGTACCACTACGGCAGGTGGTTCGGCCCCTCCTGGTCCTCCACCCTGGACCAGCGCCTGGAGATCGACGCAGAGGGCGTCGTCCTCGTCACCGAGGACGGCCTTCTCCTCACCTACCCGCACCCGGCCCCGGGCCTCCCCACGCTTCCCTCCCACGGCCCGCGCTGGCCGCTGGACCGCGAGAACGGCGGCTACACGGTCACTGACCCCACCACCCACCGCGTCTGGCACTTCGCCGACCGCACCGACGACCTGGCGGTCCTGGAACAGATCGACGACCGCAACGGCAACTGGATCACGTTCGAGTACGACGCGGAGGGCACCCCGCTGGCCGTGATCTCCAGCAGCGGCTACCACGTCCGTGTCACCACGGAGGCGAGCCGCGTGACGGCCCTCCAGCTCGCCGCCACGGGCGAGGAGCTGAAGCGCTACGCCTACACGGACGGCCACCTCACCGAGGTCATCAACTCCTCAGGCCGACCTCTCCGCTTCACCTACGACGAGTCCGGCCGCATCACCTCCTGGACGGACACGAACAACCGCGGCTACACGTACGAGTACGACGACCAAAACCGCTGCGTCGCCGAGGGCGGCACGCACGGCCACATGACCCTGCGACTCTCCTACGACGACAGGGACCCGGACACCGGCCTGCGTGTGACGACCACGACCACCGCCGAAGGTCACACCCGGCGCTACGTCGTGAACGACGCCTGCCAGATCGTCGCCGAGACCGACCCCCTCGGCGCGGTCACCCGCTTCGAACGCGACCGTTACCACCGCCTCCTCTCCCGCACCGACCCCCTCGGCCACCGCACGACGTTCCACTACGACGAGTCGGGCCACCTCCTCACCCTGACCCGCCCCGACGGCCGCGAAGCAAGAGCCGAGTACAACGAGCTCGGCCTGCCGGTGAAGGTGGTGAACGCGGACGGCACGGTGGTCCGCCAGACGTACGACGACCGGGGCAACCGGACGTCGGTGACCGCCCCGTCGGGCCGGACCACGCACTTCACCCACGACGAGGCGGGCCATGTCACCTCCGTGACCGACCCGCTGGGCCACACGACGACTATCCTGTGCGACCGCGCAGGCCTCCCCCTGGAGATCACGGACCCGCTCGGCGCGACCACCCGCTACGAACGCGACGCCTTCGGCCGCCCGGTCACCGTCACCGACCCCACGGGCGCCGTGACCCGCCTGGAGTGGACGGTGGAGGGCCACCTGGCCCGCCGTACGGCAGCAGACGGCTCGACCGAGTCATGGACATACGACGGCGAGGGCAACTGCACCACCCATACGGACCCGATCGGCGGGGTCTCCCGCTTCGAGTACACGCATTTCGACCTGTTGACCGCCCGCACGGGTCCGGACGGCGTGCGCTACGAGTTCGACCACGACCTGGAACTTCGGCTGACGAGGGTCATAAACCCACAAGGCCTGACGTGGGACTACAAGTACGACTCGGCCGGACGCCTCATCACAGAGACGGACTTCGACGACCGCACACTCACCTACACGTATGACCCGGCCGACCGCCTGACCTCCCGGAGGAACGCGCTCGGCGAGGAGACGCGGTTCGAGCGCAACGAGCTCGGCCAGGTGATCCGCAAGGAGGCGGCGGGCCGGATCACGACGTACGCGTACGACATGACGGACCAACTGGCGGAGGCCATCGGCCCGGACGACACACGTCTGACCCTCCTGCGCGACCGCTTCGGCCGCCTGCGCTCGGAGACGGTCGACGGCCGCACGCTGACCTACACGTACGACGAGATGAGCCGCCGCACGGGCCGTACGACCCCGACCGGCGCGACGACGACATGGTCGTACGACGCCGCGGGCCGCCGCACCGGCATGGTGGCCTCAGGCCGCTCGATCGACATCACCTACGACCCGGCAGGCCGCGAACTGACCCGCTGCATCGGCGAGACGGTCACCCTGGAGCACACCTTCGACCCCCTGGGCCGTCTGACCACCCAGTCGGTGACGGGCACCGGCGACCGTGCCGTGCAACACCGCTCCTACACCTACCGCGCCGACGGCAACCTTATCGGCATCGACGACCGCCTCTCGGGCTCCCGCCGTTTCGACCTGGACGCGACGGGCCGGGTGACGGCGGTCCACGCGGCGAACTGGTCGGAGACGTACGCATACGACGCGGCCGGCAACCAGACGACCGCGCACTGGCCGTCCTCACACCCGGGCGGGGATGTAACCGGCACGCGCGACTACGAGGGCACCCGCATCACCCGAGCCGGCAACGTCCGCTACGAACACGACGCCCTCGGCCGCATCACCCTGCGCCAGAAGACCCGCCTGTCCCGCAAGCCGGACACCTGGCGCTACGAATGGGACGCGGAGGATCGCCTCACGTCGGTGACGACCCCGGACGGCACGCGCTGGCGCTACACGTACGACCCCCTGGGCCGCCGCACGGCGAAACTCCGCCTGGCGGAAGACGCCGAAACGGTCGTCGAGCGCGTGAACTTCACCTGGGATGGCACGACCCTGTGCGAACAGACCACCACGTCCATCGACCTACCCAACCCAGTCACCGTGACGTGGGACCACCGGGGCCTGCACCCCGTCGCCCAGACCGAGCGCATCACGGCCGCAGACGCACCAGAGGAGGAGATCGACTCCCGCTTCTTCTCCATCGTCACCGACCTGATCGGCACGCCGACCGAGCTGGTCGACGAACACGGAGACTTGGCCTGGCGAACACGCAGCACCCTGTGGGGTACCACCTCATGGGCCGCGAACAGCACCACCTACACACCCCTCCGCTTCCCCGGCCAGTACTACGACCCGGAAACGGGTCTGCATTACAACTACTTCCGCCACTACGACCCGGAAACGGCGCGCTACCTAACTCCTGATCCTCTCGGTCTGGCACCCGCACCCAACGCAGCTGCCTACGTCCACAATCCACACACATGGGCTGACCCT